One genomic region from Muriicola soli encodes:
- the rpsT gene encoding 30S ribosomal protein S20: MANHKSALKRIRRNEAVRLRNRYQHKTTRNAIKKLRSETDKKKANALLPSVISMIDKLAKRNIIHDNKAANLKSKLTKSVAAL, encoded by the coding sequence ATGGCAAATCACAAGTCGGCATTAAAGAGAATCAGAAGGAACGAAGCAGTGCGCCTGCGAAACAGGTATCAGCACAAAACCACTCGTAACGCAATCAAAAAGTTGCGAAGTGAAACAGATAAGAAAAAGGCAAATGCCTTATTGCCTTCTGTGATCAGTATGATCGATAAATTGGCTAAACGCAATATCATACACGATAACAAAGCGGCCAATCTTAAGAGCAAGCTCACGAAATCAGTTGCTGCTCTCTAA
- the proS gene encoding proline--tRNA ligase: MGKKLTTRAEDYSKWYNELVVKADLAENSGVRGCMVIKPYGYAIWEKMQAELDRMFKETGHENAYFPIFIPKSYLSKEASHVEGFAKECAVVTHYRLKNAEDGSGIIVDPEAKLEEELIVRPTSETIIWDTYRRWIQSYRDLPLLINQWANVVRWEMRTRLFLRTAEFLWQEGHTAHATKKEAIEEAETILDIYSEFAEEHMAVPVIKGTKSEGERFAGAVETYCIEALMQDGKALQAGTSHFLGQNFAKAFDVKFANKEGQQDYVWATSWGVSTRLMGALIMTHSDDNGLVLPPKLAPIQVAIVPIYKGLEQLDAISEKVLPLVKELRSKGITVKYDDRDTHKPGFKFNEYELKGVPVRLAIGQRDLQNNTYEVARRDTLEKQTIDASDVVSHIEKLLGDIQENIYKKALDFREDHITTVDNYEEFKQLLDTKGGFFLAHWDGTAATEDKIKEETKATIRCIPLGDEQEAGSCMVTGKPSRQRVLFAKAY, from the coding sequence ATGGGAAAAAAATTGACGACGCGAGCTGAGGATTATTCCAAGTGGTATAATGAACTCGTAGTAAAAGCAGATCTGGCTGAAAATTCCGGAGTCAGGGGTTGTATGGTGATCAAACCATACGGTTATGCGATATGGGAGAAGATGCAGGCAGAATTAGATAGGATGTTTAAGGAAACAGGTCATGAAAATGCGTATTTCCCCATCTTTATACCGAAGTCCTATCTCAGTAAAGAAGCCAGTCATGTAGAGGGGTTTGCGAAAGAATGTGCGGTAGTTACGCATTACAGACTTAAGAACGCCGAAGACGGGAGTGGCATTATTGTTGATCCGGAGGCCAAGCTCGAAGAAGAACTTATTGTTAGGCCCACTTCTGAAACCATAATTTGGGATACATACAGGCGCTGGATTCAATCTTACAGGGATCTTCCCCTCTTGATAAATCAATGGGCCAATGTAGTGCGCTGGGAAATGCGTACACGCCTTTTTTTAAGGACGGCTGAATTTCTCTGGCAGGAAGGACATACAGCTCATGCAACCAAAAAGGAAGCCATTGAAGAGGCCGAAACCATCCTTGATATTTATTCTGAATTTGCAGAAGAACACATGGCCGTTCCTGTGATCAAAGGGACTAAATCAGAAGGAGAGCGATTCGCCGGGGCTGTGGAAACCTATTGTATAGAAGCCCTTATGCAGGACGGAAAAGCCCTGCAGGCTGGAACCTCTCACTTTCTAGGACAGAATTTTGCCAAAGCATTTGACGTTAAGTTTGCGAATAAAGAAGGGCAACAAGATTATGTCTGGGCTACTTCCTGGGGGGTTTCTACCCGACTAATGGGAGCATTGATCATGACGCACAGCGATGATAACGGACTGGTACTACCGCCAAAACTGGCTCCTATCCAGGTCGCTATCGTGCCTATTTACAAAGGGTTGGAGCAACTAGACGCTATCTCTGAAAAGGTTTTGCCCCTGGTTAAAGAACTGAGAAGTAAAGGGATCACCGTTAAATACGATGACAGGGATACACATAAACCCGGGTTTAAATTCAACGAATACGAATTAAAGGGTGTCCCGGTTCGACTGGCCATAGGTCAGCGTGATCTGCAAAACAACACCTATGAAGTTGCCAGACGTGATACCCTGGAGAAACAAACCATAGATGCATCAGACGTAGTATCTCATATTGAAAAGTTGCTTGGTGATATTCAGGAAAATATATACAAAAAGGCATTGGATTTCAGAGAGGACCATATCACTACGGTAGACAACTATGAAGAGTTTAAGCAGCTTCTGGATACCAAAGGAGGATTTTTTCTGGCCCATTGGGATGGTACGGCAGCAACAGAAGACAAGATCAAGGAAGAGACTAAAGCCACCATTCGCTGTATCCCTTTGGGAGATGAGCAGGAAGCAGGCAGTTGCATGGTTACCGGTAAGCCAAGCCGCCAGAGAGTGCTCTTCGCTAAGGCCTATTAA
- a CDS encoding T9SS type B sorting domain-containing protein, translated as MRIPQGLLCIFFVLMLNGMSAQVADDCLNAIPICNNTPVNGGTSGYGTDDFNNAPNSGCLEPTVTGFIESNSAWYRFRTGATGQLGFNISFDTSEDWDFALYRTSDCSALGDPIRCNFFDNGDEDAYMGVGEDPTGNTANLQYEDWIQVAPGEDYYLLINNFSNSNSGFSIQFSGQIFETNPNDALDCSIINNLLGAPIAACDNETITLDATTTNALAYTWYNDTGSGYQIIAGETAATLSVTTSAMYRVQVSMPAPPDIISDVQVAFSVAPVSHPVADEALCVENGTFDLEIKDAEALGPQDPATHLVSYHSSFSDANNGINPLPKLYTLSSGNETIYVRISSLENPRCYDATEQFNLQGVVTPELTFADEIFICENTTGELIGEMFPNAQYTYNWDSGETTPEITVTQPGNYTLTVTNTTAGLNCSASRTVSVTVSQPPVISEVLIDDLQTVNTVEIVNNVPGNFEYQLDTGPFQSSPVFTEVSPGMHTVTINDLNGCGTVTDNIIVVGFATFFTPNGDGSNDFWQIIGIETLREPVVQIFDRYGKLLTVMEEDYLGWDGTYNGAPVPSTDYWFKVSFLDDNNQRVEARYINNHFSLRR; from the coding sequence ATGAGAATACCTCAGGGTCTTCTTTGTATTTTCTTTGTTCTTATGCTGAACGGCATGTCTGCTCAGGTAGCAGACGATTGCCTCAATGCGATACCCATCTGCAACAATACTCCGGTGAACGGTGGTACCTCCGGCTACGGTACTGATGATTTCAACAATGCCCCTAATAGTGGCTGTCTTGAGCCGACTGTAACAGGATTTATTGAATCCAACTCGGCCTGGTACAGATTCAGAACCGGGGCAACGGGACAGCTAGGATTTAATATCAGCTTTGATACCTCCGAAGATTGGGATTTTGCTCTGTACAGGACTTCAGACTGCTCAGCGCTGGGCGACCCGATACGGTGTAATTTTTTTGATAACGGAGATGAAGACGCCTATATGGGAGTAGGGGAAGACCCCACAGGGAATACAGCAAATTTACAGTATGAAGACTGGATTCAGGTGGCACCAGGAGAGGACTATTATTTGTTGATCAACAATTTCAGTAACAGTAATTCGGGCTTCTCTATACAGTTTTCAGGTCAGATATTTGAAACTAATCCCAACGATGCCTTAGATTGTTCCATTATCAATAATCTATTGGGAGCCCCGATTGCAGCCTGTGATAATGAAACGATCACGCTCGACGCTACAACTACAAATGCCTTAGCTTATACCTGGTACAACGATACTGGAAGTGGCTATCAAATTATAGCTGGCGAAACAGCCGCAACCCTATCTGTGACCACTTCGGCTATGTACAGAGTACAAGTGAGTATGCCTGCTCCTCCGGACATCATCAGTGATGTGCAAGTTGCATTTTCCGTAGCGCCTGTTTCACATCCGGTTGCCGATGAAGCATTATGTGTTGAAAACGGGACTTTTGACCTTGAGATCAAGGATGCAGAGGCATTGGGACCGCAAGATCCGGCAACGCACCTGGTAAGTTATCATTCTTCATTTTCTGACGCAAACAACGGTATTAATCCCCTGCCAAAATTATATACTCTTAGTTCGGGTAATGAAACTATTTACGTAAGGATCTCAAGCCTGGAAAACCCAAGATGTTATGATGCTACTGAACAATTTAACCTGCAAGGCGTTGTAACTCCGGAGCTCACCTTTGCGGACGAAATCTTTATTTGTGAAAATACAACCGGCGAGCTTATCGGTGAAATGTTCCCCAATGCCCAGTACACTTACAATTGGGATAGCGGTGAGACAACACCCGAAATTACTGTGACTCAGCCAGGCAATTACACCTTAACGGTAACTAACACTACAGCAGGCTTAAATTGTTCTGCCAGCAGGACAGTAAGTGTGACGGTATCACAACCTCCTGTAATTTCGGAAGTCCTTATCGATGATCTTCAGACTGTAAATACCGTGGAAATTGTTAATAATGTTCCCGGTAATTTTGAGTACCAGCTGGATACCGGACCCTTTCAATCTTCTCCTGTTTTTACCGAAGTAAGTCCGGGAATGCATACCGTTACCATAAACGACCTCAATGGATGTGGTACTGTAACAGACAATATTATCGTAGTGGGCTTTGCAACGTTTTTCACTCCAAATGGGGATGGATCTAATGATTTCTGGCAAATCATCGGCATAGAAACCTTGAGAGAACCCGTCGTTCAAATTTTTGATCGGTACGGTAAATTACTAACGGTCATGGAGGAGGATTACCTGGGCTGGGACGGTACCTACAACGGCGCCCCTGTACCTTCGACCGATTATTGGTTTAAGGTTTCTTTTCTCGACGATAACAACCAGCGGGTAGAAGCCAGATATATCAACAATCACTTCTCTCTAAGGCGATAA
- a CDS encoding OmpP1/FadL family transporter yields MKRFLTFITGLLCLSASAQNIDDVLRYSTENLQGTARFQAMGGAFGALGGDMSALNINPAGSAVFANSLFTITGTNYHQNNESVYFGSLNSEVRNSTDINQLGGVFVFKSRNPNSPWQKLALAFNYDMARNFDNEVFTAGNSNSSIDNYFLNFAQGVPFGPLLVQDGEFIEEAYLDIGANLGFREQQAFLGYYGGVIDPVDESDNNNTAYVSNALYNTVNQELFRRTNGYNSKLTMNFSGQYQQNLFIGASLNFHTVLYDQYTEFTETGYDAASEIQFINFDNYLRTEGSGFSFSLGAIAKLNENVRLGGSYQSPTWYRLLDDTSQRINSDLADSEIGFIDFNVVNLFDEYTVRTPAKVTGSLAIIFGPQGLLSFDYGYQDMAGAELRPGTDPRFNDENTFIASQLGGVNTIRIGGEYRIENISLRGGYRFESSPYVDGVTIGDLEAISLGIGFNFGGSRLDLAFSRSEQSSLQQLFSSGFPNLSLVDNINTNILLGYTLNL; encoded by the coding sequence ATGAAAAGATTTTTAACGTTCATTACGGGTTTGTTATGCCTAAGCGCAAGCGCCCAGAACATTGATGACGTACTCAGGTACAGTACAGAAAATTTACAGGGCACAGCCCGATTTCAGGCAATGGGCGGAGCTTTTGGAGCCCTGGGTGGAGATATGTCTGCCCTCAATATCAACCCTGCAGGATCGGCTGTTTTTGCCAACAGTCTTTTTACGATCACAGGAACCAATTACCATCAGAATAACGAATCCGTTTATTTTGGCAGCCTCAATTCGGAGGTACGGAATTCCACTGATATCAATCAATTGGGTGGCGTATTTGTATTCAAAAGTAGAAATCCAAATTCTCCCTGGCAAAAATTGGCTTTGGCCTTTAATTACGATATGGCCAGAAATTTTGACAATGAAGTGTTTACCGCGGGTAACAGTAACAGCAGTATAGACAACTACTTTCTCAATTTTGCCCAGGGCGTGCCCTTTGGTCCGTTACTTGTTCAGGATGGTGAGTTCATTGAAGAAGCCTATCTCGATATTGGTGCCAACCTGGGATTCAGGGAGCAACAAGCATTTTTAGGCTACTACGGAGGGGTTATTGATCCTGTGGACGAATCGGATAACAACAATACCGCTTATGTTTCCAATGCCCTTTACAATACTGTAAATCAGGAGCTTTTTAGAAGGACCAACGGGTATAACAGCAAGCTCACCATGAATTTTTCAGGACAGTACCAACAAAACCTCTTTATCGGAGCTTCCCTGAACTTCCATACCGTTCTTTACGATCAGTACACAGAATTCACGGAAACAGGCTACGATGCTGCTTCCGAGATACAGTTCATTAATTTCGACAACTACCTTCGCACAGAAGGTTCGGGCTTCTCCTTTAGTCTGGGAGCAATTGCCAAGTTAAACGAAAATGTAAGGCTGGGCGGAAGTTATCAATCTCCTACCTGGTACCGACTGTTGGATGATACCTCTCAAAGGATCAATTCTGACCTGGCGGATTCTGAGATCGGGTTTATCGATTTCAATGTAGTTAACCTTTTTGATGAATACACCGTCAGGACCCCGGCAAAAGTTACAGGTAGCCTTGCTATCATTTTCGGCCCTCAGGGGTTGTTGAGTTTTGATTACGGATACCAGGATATGGCTGGAGCCGAATTAAGGCCTGGAACAGATCCTAGATTCAATGATGAAAATACTTTTATTGCCTCCCAATTAGGTGGTGTCAATACCATAAGGATAGGCGGGGAATACAGAATAGAGAATATCAGCTTGCGTGGGGGTTATCGATTTGAAAGCAGCCCTTATGTAGATGGGGTTACCATTGGGGATCTCGAAGCTATTTCCTTAGGAATCGGATTCAATTTCGGTGGTAGCAGGCTAGACCTTGCCTTTAGCAGGTCCGAACAAAGTTCGCTACAACAGTTGTTCTCTTCAGGCTTCCCAAACTTATCTTTGGTGGACAATATCAATACAAACATCCTGCTGGGCTATACGCTCAACTTGTGA
- the rho gene encoding transcription termination factor Rho: MFEISDLKAMKLPELQKIAETLKVPKYKSLKKLDLVYQILDLQASNPKIVKETAEVVEIASTQARSREQSPKPRPRKSRNEGSPESKDSRPAPKTREPKSIDKKEETAKQDQSRKEHPKKDHPKKDHSSNNPKGQNANKQHHKSNGQDKKSSNYDKDLKNKYKQPEYEFDSIIESEGVLDIMQDGYGFLRSSDYNYLSSPDDIYVSQSQIRLFGLKTGDTVLGNVRPPKEGEKYFPLIKVNKINGQDPQVVRDRVAFEHLTPLFPREKFKLAERQSNISTRIIDLFSPIGKGQRGMIVSQPKTGKTMLLKDIANAIAANHPEVYQIILLIDERPEEVTDMQRNVRGEVVASTFDKEATEHVRVANIVLEKAKRLVECGHDVVILLDSITRLARAYNTVQPASGKVLSGGVDANALHKPKRFFGAARNIENGGSLTIIATALTETGSKMDEVIFEEFKGTGNMELQLDRRISNRRIFPAIDLISSSTRRDDLLLDENTIQRMWIMRKYLADMNPIEAMEFMEQRIKQTKNNEEFLMTMSQ; this comes from the coding sequence ATGTTTGAGATTTCCGATTTAAAGGCAATGAAGCTACCTGAGCTTCAGAAGATTGCCGAAACCCTAAAAGTTCCCAAATACAAGAGCCTTAAAAAATTAGATCTTGTTTATCAGATTCTGGATCTTCAGGCCAGTAATCCTAAGATTGTAAAGGAGACTGCAGAAGTAGTTGAGATCGCCTCGACACAGGCTCGCTCCAGAGAACAAAGTCCAAAACCCAGACCGAGAAAGAGTCGCAATGAGGGTTCACCGGAAAGTAAGGACTCCAGACCTGCTCCTAAGACAAGAGAACCTAAAAGCATCGACAAGAAGGAAGAAACAGCTAAACAAGATCAATCCAGAAAGGAACATCCCAAAAAGGATCATCCTAAAAAAGATCATTCTTCAAACAATCCTAAAGGTCAGAATGCTAACAAGCAACACCATAAGAGTAATGGTCAGGATAAAAAGTCGAGCAATTACGACAAAGACTTGAAAAACAAATACAAACAACCCGAGTACGAATTTGACAGTATCATAGAGAGTGAAGGGGTATTAGACATCATGCAGGATGGTTACGGATTCCTGAGATCTTCGGATTACAACTACCTTTCATCTCCGGATGATATCTATGTTTCTCAGTCGCAGATACGACTTTTTGGCCTGAAAACAGGAGATACAGTACTGGGTAATGTTAGGCCTCCCAAGGAAGGTGAAAAATACTTTCCTTTAATTAAGGTCAATAAAATTAATGGACAGGATCCTCAGGTAGTGAGAGACAGGGTTGCCTTTGAGCACCTTACCCCTCTCTTTCCAAGAGAAAAATTTAAACTCGCAGAGCGACAAAGCAATATTTCAACACGAATCATAGACCTGTTCTCCCCAATTGGAAAGGGACAACGTGGTATGATTGTTTCCCAGCCCAAGACCGGGAAAACTATGTTATTAAAAGATATTGCAAATGCTATTGCTGCTAACCATCCTGAAGTTTATCAGATCATCCTTTTGATCGATGAACGGCCTGAGGAGGTGACGGATATGCAGCGTAATGTACGCGGTGAAGTTGTGGCCTCAACATTCGACAAGGAAGCCACCGAACATGTGAGAGTGGCCAACATTGTTCTCGAAAAGGCCAAAAGATTAGTTGAATGCGGGCATGACGTAGTGATCCTGCTCGATTCAATAACGCGACTTGCGAGAGCTTACAATACGGTTCAACCCGCCTCAGGAAAGGTTCTTAGTGGAGGTGTTGACGCCAATGCACTGCACAAACCAAAAAGATTCTTTGGAGCTGCAAGGAATATCGAAAACGGAGGTTCGCTGACGATCATAGCAACAGCCCTGACCGAAACCGGTTCCAAGATGGACGAGGTGATCTTTGAGGAATTCAAAGGAACAGGTAATATGGAGTTGCAACTAGACAGACGTATCAGCAACAGGAGAATTTTCCCTGCTATCGATCTTATTTCTTCATCCACACGAAGAGATGATCTCTTACTGGACGAAAATACCATCCAGCGAATGTGGATCATGAGAAAGTATCTGGCAGATATGAATCCTATCGAAGCGATGGAGTTTATGGAACAACGCATCAAGCAGACCAAAAACAACGAAGAATTCCTAATGACCATGAGTCAGTAA
- a CDS encoding T9SS type B sorting domain-containing protein, producing MQKHLWYTAVVFFWTVGLLAQNSPDCRSAIPVCADAPITSFADGAGDIDDFDPDVITQSGCLEKGSVASANIENNTSWYVFRAGTRGQIGFDIEALPGTSGTVTAEWDFALYGPDTDCGSISNGTAQPIRCNYEVNDTNFTGIGVNPENGQQGAPNLTGSQNTYDEWLIVEEGEIYYLLINNFNTNFDGDPEPFELTFTGFSVDQDQNTALDCTLRDEFLGLDIVACEGDPDIVLSALNSPAGPDIANVTWSVDYEDDGVIDQVLASGPAETQYTVTSPNSGRYFVEIITNLATTITDDILITFYGTPVLQEVIILDDLSDSNNIEIVVDGNGSYEYAINGGEYQDEAIFFDVPPGENTVVINDKNGCGTTNPIPFLVVGYPKFFTPNGDGIHDAWNILGIETLTDPVVFIFDRYGKLLKQLDETTIGWDGTFNGRPMPSSDYWFRLDYSRDEQGIVVANTIRTHFSLVR from the coding sequence ATGCAAAAGCATCTTTGGTATACTGCTGTTGTCTTCTTCTGGACCGTGGGCCTGCTTGCTCAGAATTCTCCGGATTGTAGAAGTGCGATTCCCGTTTGTGCCGACGCACCCATCACCTCCTTTGCTGACGGGGCAGGAGATATCGATGATTTTGACCCGGATGTGATCACCCAGAGCGGTTGTCTTGAAAAAGGGAGTGTAGCTTCTGCTAATATTGAAAATAACACCTCATGGTATGTCTTTAGGGCAGGAACGCGCGGGCAGATCGGTTTTGATATCGAAGCTCTACCTGGAACCAGCGGTACGGTAACAGCCGAATGGGACTTCGCCCTGTACGGCCCAGACACCGATTGCGGGAGTATCAGCAATGGAACTGCACAGCCTATACGATGTAATTACGAAGTAAACGACACCAATTTTACCGGAATTGGAGTGAATCCCGAAAACGGACAACAAGGCGCCCCTAACCTTACAGGGAGTCAGAATACATATGACGAATGGCTAATCGTTGAAGAAGGGGAGATCTACTACCTTCTTATCAATAATTTTAATACCAATTTTGACGGTGACCCGGAACCCTTTGAACTCACTTTTACCGGCTTCTCCGTAGATCAGGATCAGAACACGGCCCTCGATTGTACCCTGAGAGATGAATTCCTGGGTCTTGATATCGTCGCCTGTGAAGGAGATCCTGATATAGTTTTAAGCGCATTGAACTCCCCGGCCGGGCCTGACATTGCCAATGTAACCTGGAGTGTAGATTATGAAGATGACGGTGTTATTGATCAGGTATTGGCTTCCGGACCGGCAGAAACCCAATATACTGTTACCAGCCCCAATTCAGGGCGCTATTTTGTTGAGATCATTACCAATTTGGCCACCACCATAACCGATGACATTTTAATTACCTTTTACGGTACCCCTGTTTTACAAGAGGTGATCATCCTCGATGACCTGTCTGACAGCAATAATATAGAAATCGTGGTAGATGGTAATGGAAGCTACGAATACGCTATCAACGGTGGTGAATATCAGGATGAAGCGATATTTTTCGATGTCCCTCCGGGTGAGAATACAGTTGTAATTAATGACAAGAATGGGTGCGGAACTACCAATCCAATTCCATTTTTAGTTGTGGGTTATCCTAAATTCTTTACGCCAAACGGGGATGGTATCCACGATGCCTGGAATATTCTCGGGATAGAGACGCTTACAGACCCTGTGGTCTTTATTTTCGACCGCTACGGCAAATTACTCAAGCAACTGGATGAAACTACCATTGGATGGGATGGGACGTTTAACGGCCGCCCTATGCCTTCTTCTGATTATTGGTTCAGACTTGATTATTCAAGGGACGAACAGGGAATAGTGGTCGCAAATACCATCAGAACACACTTCTCTTTGGTGCGATAA
- the folE gene encoding GTP cyclohydrolase I FolE, translating into MKIKSSLEDHFESVGEDHISSAEDTPIRPDAFVLSDEEKIERIEDSVRDIMLTLGLDLDDDSLNGTPRRVAKMYVQEVFSGLHPKRKPKASTFKNKYKYGEMLVEKNITVYSTCEHHMLPIVGKAHIAYISAGTVVGLSKMNRIVDYFAKRPQVQERMNIQIVRELQKVLGTEDVACVIDAKHLCVNSRGIRDVDSSTVTAEYGGRFKDEAVRKEFLEYINLDTTF; encoded by the coding sequence ATGAAAATAAAGAGTTCTTTGGAAGATCATTTTGAGTCGGTTGGTGAAGACCATATTTCATCGGCTGAAGACACCCCTATAAGACCAGATGCCTTTGTTCTCTCTGACGAAGAGAAAATTGAACGGATTGAGGACAGTGTTAGAGACATAATGTTAACTCTGGGACTCGATTTAGACGATGACAGCCTTAACGGAACCCCCCGCCGGGTGGCTAAAATGTATGTTCAGGAGGTTTTCAGCGGATTACATCCCAAGAGAAAACCAAAAGCGTCTACTTTCAAAAACAAGTATAAGTACGGGGAAATGCTTGTTGAAAAAAATATCACGGTTTATTCCACCTGCGAACACCATATGCTTCCTATCGTTGGGAAAGCCCATATTGCCTATATCTCTGCCGGAACCGTAGTAGGTCTTTCCAAAATGAATCGCATTGTTGATTACTTCGCAAAACGACCTCAGGTACAGGAGCGGATGAACATTCAGATTGTGCGCGAACTTCAGAAAGTATTGGGAACGGAAGATGTAGCCTGTGTCATTGATGCCAAGCACTTATGCGTAAATTCCAGAGGTATACGCGATGTAGATAGCAGTACGGTCACAGCCGAATACGGCGGTCGGTTTAAAGACGAGGCCGTGCGCAAGGAATTTTTGGAATACATCAATCTGGATACGACCTTTTAA